In Victivallis sp. Marseille-Q1083, the genomic stretch GCGCCGGATATTCTGGTCGAGCAGGAATTCGCGGAAAAATGCTCCATCGGTACGGATATTTTCCTGAATGTACCAGGGCGCCGTCACCGCCAGGAAGAGCAGCGCGCCGCGGCACGGCCGCAGTTCCCAGATCATTTTCCAGCGCCGGCTCCACAGCAGCATCCCCAGCACGACCAACCCGGCCAGCAGCAGCGCCAGCGGTCCTTTGAAAAGGACGCTCAAGCCGAGCAGCAGATAAAACAGGTAAATACGCCAATTGGCCTGCCATTGCTGAAAATAGCCGAAATACAGAAATACCATCGACCAGGTAAACGCGCCGGCGAAAGTCATATCGATGTGCGCCAGCCGGGCGAGGTTGGCAAAGGTTGCCATCGAACTGAGGACCACGACGCTGATACAGGCGGTTCGTACTCCGTAGATGCGGCCGGCCAGCAGCGCCGCTCCCAGGACGGTCAGCAGCGCCGCCAGCGCCGAAGGCAGCCGGACCGCCCACTCCACCGCGATGATATCCGGGTTGCCGTCCAGATGGAATAAGGAACCGAACGCGGCGCAAATCCAGTAATAAGCGATCGGCTTCTCGTTGTCGATCCCGCCGGGAAAATGCATGTTCATCCAATCCCCGCTGCGCAGCATCTGCCGGGCGATGATGGCGCTGCGGCCCTCCTGGGCGGCGTAAATGCCGTCGGCGCCGAGATTGATGAAGAAAATCGCCGCGGCGAAAAGCAAGGCGGCATAGAACCATTTCTGACGGAAAAGCTGCTTGAAATTGAAAAGAATCGTCTGCTCCATTGTTCTCCTCTGGATTTGAAAATAGCCGGTGAAATATCGCGGTAATATACCAGCGGAACCTCCAAAAAGCAAGATGGTCTCAATCTTGAAAAAAATGATGAAAAAAATCAGTAAAAATTATTACTCTTTCAGTTGTTTCCAGGCAAAAATCATTGTATAGTATATACGGCTGTGAGCGTACATATGGAAGAGTTTTGATCAATGAGAAGAGAAAAGACTGGTGCTCGACATGCTGAACCGGCCGTACAGATTACGGCGAACCTGAACTTGAAAGCCTGACCCCGGGGAGTTTTCTCCAAGGCGTCAGGCTTTCAAATTTGTTTGGGGACCGTTTTCAAACCAGCAGCACGATGCGGCGCTGGCAGTTGGTGCATTCAATGTTCTGACCGACGTATTCCTTGCCGCCCTGATATTTCTGGCCGCAATAGGGACAGAAGAACGTATAAAGAGTCTCCTTCTTTTGCGAAGGATCCATCGGTTGATAATTGAGCAGTTCGTTGTTCAACGCTCCCATGATTTCCCGCAGATGGTTTCGGCGTTTTTCCGGCGGCCGCACATTGTTCAACAACGCTCCGGTCGGATTCGGCACGGTCAGAATGGTCACCGCGGCAGACTGATTGTCACAGTTGGAAACCGTGATGGTCAGCTCCTCGACCGAAGAAAATAAAGCGCTCTGTGCTTTCAGGTGAATGCTATGCTGTTCGGCGTCAAGGCCGACGGTTTCGAAGCCTTCCAGTTTTTCGATTGCGCTCTGAAGCGCCTGGAAGGTATCTTCCAACGAATAATTGACCTGAAATCTGCTTTCCTGCTCATTGCTGCTCATAGCGACTCCTGCGGCGTGGGTTCATACTTTCCTGATTCTAAACAATGCCATCGAAATCGATGAAATACAACCAAATTCATCATTTTTTCATAAAAATTGGCCTTTTTTTCTTTTTGCGGTTGAAAATGGATTAAAATGGAATATAATGGAATATAATGGAACGAAAAAGAGGAAAACTGCGTCATGTTGCCTTTTTGCGGACAGGACAAATGTTCCGTCGATGCCAACGGGCGAATCAAGTTGAGTCCCCGTCTGATCGAGGATTTCATGGCCCGCTGCAGCGGCGAGGTGGTGATGCACTGCCTGCCGGAAGGCGCGATCGCGCTGTATCCGGAAGAGGTCTTCCTCGAAATGCGGCGGCAGGAGACGCAGCCGATGGAAAAGATCGGTTCGAGCCTGGTCCTGCGGCGTTCGCTGCGCCGGTTCGGCGCGATGAGCCTGCCGGATAAAATCACCCGGCAGGGACGGCTGACCATTCCGGCCAGTTTTCGCGCGCCGACGTTGTTGACGCCCGGCGCGGATGCTTATGTCATCGGCATTGAAATCGGTGCGGAAATCTGGAATGCCGCCCGGTGGAATGAAGAGATGGAATTGATCGCCCGGCATCAAGTTGACCGGGGGGAATTTGAAATGAACCTGGATTTACGAAAGGGAAGTGAAAATGATTGAAAAATTGCGTTGTTCACGGCCCGGTATGACCTTGAAGCAATGTCATAACCGCTCTGTGGTTTTCGGCTTGATTGCCCTGGCGTCGATTCTGTTGCTGGGGTCGGTGGAATCCGGTGTGGCGATGAAGCGGCAGGGGCCGGTGACAGCCGAGGTGGCCGCCCGCCAGTCTCAAACTTTTCTGAATGATTTGCCATCCGGCGACCAGGCTGCCTGGCGGCGGGTGATCGACCGGAATCCCTTGCTGCTGATCAAGCTCAACAGCAACCCGAAGTAAGAGCAGGCGAACCAAGCGGTGTTCAGGTTGATTTGTTTCCGATTCCGGTGTATGGTAAGAGGATGAAATTCGACAACGGACGGGATGGAAACAGTGAGCACTTTGATTCAACAGCGAATTGCCGACCTGGCGCCGGCGCCGGTCTTTGCGGTGCAGCCGGTTGACGTATCGGGCGGCCGGGGAATTTTGTTGCGTTCGCCCAATTGGCTTGGCGACGCGGTGATGACGTTGCCGGCGCTCAAGCAGTTGCGCATGCTGTTGAAAGAGGGACAGCGGCTGATGGTGATCGCCCCGCCGGGGTTGAAGGATTTTTTTCAGGCTTTGCCGCTGGTGGACGACGTTTTGACGCCGGAAGCGGCGCATCGCCGCTGGTCGAGGACTTTTCGTGCCCGATTGGCCGCGCTGCAGCCGTCGCTGACGGTGATGTTCACCAATTCCCTGCGCGACGTCCTCCAGTTGCGGCTGGCCGGAATCAGCCGTATTTACGGCGCCAAAGCGCGCGGCCGCTCCTGGCTGCTGGAACGTTCTTTCGCATTTCCGCCGCGCCGGAGCGGCGAACTCAATGCCTTGCATCATGCCAACAAATATCTGGCGATGGTGGCGGCTCTGGGTGCCCCGGCTTGGGACGGCAGCTTTCCGGAGTTTGTCGTCGAACCTCTGTCGCCGGCGAAGTGGCCGCAGTTAACTGCTTCCAAACCGCTCATGACGTTGGCGGCCGGCGCCGCTTACGGGGCCGCCAAACGATGGCCGTCGGAATATTTCCGCGCCGTGGCCGAAATGTGGATCGGGCGGGGCGGACAAATTGCGGTGCTGGGCAGCGGCAAAGAGGTGAAAATCGGCGGGGAGATCGTCGAGGGGCTGCCGGCCGGCGTCGCCTGGAATCTGG encodes the following:
- the waaF gene encoding lipopolysaccharide heptosyltransferase II → MSTLIQQRIADLAPAPVFAVQPVDVSGGRGILLRSPNWLGDAVMTLPALKQLRMLLKEGQRLMVIAPPGLKDFFQALPLVDDVLTPEAAHRRWSRTFRARLAALQPSLTVMFTNSLRDVLQLRLAGISRIYGAKARGRSWLLERSFAFPPRRSGELNALHHANKYLAMVAALGAPAWDGSFPEFVVEPLSPAKWPQLTASKPLMTLAAGAAYGAAKRWPSEYFRAVAEMWIGRGGQIAVLGSGKEVKIGGEIVEGLPAGVAWNLAGRTSFGELVGWLRRSKCCVANDSGVMHLAAALGVSGVAVFGPTDYLATGPVSDHWGLLFEGIDCAPCFKRECPNGSARCIREITPRQVIEAVDTMIGDR